AACCTGGCCGCGTCGTAGACGATTTTCGTGGGTGACCACGCGGCGGCGGTGGTGACCGTCAACGACGGCCGGGCGTGGAAGAGGCTGTCGTGTGCCTCGTCGAAGCCGGTGGCCGGGAGGGCGTACGCGGTGGCGCCCATGGTCCGCCAGGCGCGTTCGGCCGAGATGTTCGGGGCTCCCACCCGGCGCCGTGCGTAGTCCGAGAACCAGCTCGGGAGGTCAACGGGCCCGTCCCGCCAGGCCAGTTCGCCGAAGAACTCGAGCGGAAGCGCGTCGCCGTGGCCCGCTTCGGGTGACAGGGCGGTGCCGCGCACCCCGCTGCCTTCCTTGCCCAGCCACTCGAAGTAGCGCGTGTTCCACACGCCGAGGTTGCCGCCCATGGTGGTGTGCCCGCCGAAGTTCCACACCCCGCCGAAGGAGTACGGGGTGCGGCCCCAGAGCTCTTCGCGCGAGGAGTCGGGGAAGCGGTCGGACTGGAAATCGACGATGAGAGAGGTGTCGGGGTCGAGCTTGCCGAGCAGTTCTCCGCGCGGGTTGTCCTGCCAGGCGTGCATCTCCCAGACGGCACCCGGGCGGGCCGCCTGCAGGGCCTTCTCGATTCCGGCGGCCGCCTCGTCCAGCGGGATGGTGACCTTGCCGCCCTCCGTGAACGGATTCATCGCGTACATGTCCGCGGTGCCGAACAGGTCTTCCTGGATGGCGTAGAAGCGGGCCGCCACACGCTGGTAGAGGTCCGTGCGCGGGTCCAGCCAGGAACACATCTTCTGCGAGTACCAGGAGCCCCGGTCGAGGACGTTGGCGCCGGGGTTGCGCTCGGCGAAGTCGTCCGGGACGAAGCCGACGAAACCCGGGATGAGGGGTCTCATTCCGAGCTCCCGCATGCGGGCCAGAATCCGCCTGCCCAGGGCGACGTACCGGCGCTGGGAGGCCTCGGAGATGCCGCCGTCCTCCAGCGTCCAACCGCCCTGCCACATACCGGCCGCCAGGTGGGCCGGCGGTGGGGTCCAGCGCAGGACCTCGGCCCGGCCGTACCCGAACTCCTGCAAAGTGCGGTGCGCGACGTCTTCCATGCCGATGGGCATGAAGACCTGGTTGAAGCCGTGCGCGGCGAGGACGTCGAGCTCGCGCTCCCACTCGCGCCAAGTCCAGTGCGGTCCGGTGTAGTCCGTCCAGATGTCGTTGCCGAAAAGGCGGTTGGCGACGTTGGCGCTCCTGGTGAGGGGCGCGCGCGGCCGCGGCAGCCGTGCCGGAAGGGCGAGTTGGTCCCCGTCCCAGCCGATCGAGCAGTGGGCCACGTACTTGAGGTACCAGTTGAAGCCGGTGAGCAGCACGGCGACGCTGGTGCCCTCGATGACGATGCCGCCCGAACAACCCTTGATACGGAAATGCTCGCGCCCCGGATCGGCGGAATCCGCGCCCGGCGCCGAACGGGCGGACACGGCACGGAAGTTGATCTGGTCCGCCACGCGCGAGCCGGCCAGCCGGGCGACCGCGGCCGAAGCGGGCGCGGTGTCGAACGCGCCGTCGGCCGACAACTCCCGCGGCGGCGCGTCCACGGCATGGGCCTGCGGAATTCCGAACACCCCGACCGCCGTTGCGGCGGATCCGGCTTTGATCAGATCACGACGTTTCATGCGTGCTCCTGTTCGGAGTTGGTCGGAGAGGTGGTTCTCGCGGCCCGGCCAGGAAGGTCGGGGGTCGCGAAATGTCAGAGACGCACGAGGTATTCACGTGTACGCCCCGAACATCCCCAAACATTCCGGTGTGGCCCCCTACCTGCCATGGACGGATCTCAACTGCCCTTGGACAAATGGCCACTTGTGCATGTCGTCGAACCGTCCGGCGCCGGACCGGCGGAGGCCTCGGCCGTCACTCGCCGACGCTGACCACGCTCTTCTCCCGCCGTGCGCGTTCGGCGGCCCAGACCACCAGATGCGAGGCCAGGGTTTCCTCCGGGCCCGAGCTGATGAGGGAGCGGTCACCGGTGCGCAGGGCGGCGGTGAACGCGCGGATGAGTGCGTTGTCGGCGCCCCCGTGGCCGTCGGCGGCCGACGCGCCGCCGTCCGGGTCCAGGTCGAAGGTCTGCACGGTGTCGGTGAGGAAGTCGTGCAGCGTGATCGTGCGGCCGTCGCCCTCCAGGGACCCGTGGGTACCGAAGACGCGGGTCTTGCGGAAGTCCAGGGCGGTGAAGGCGGTCATGGTGAAGGAGGCCGTCGCGCCGCCTTCGTAGAGCAGGTTGACGACTTGGTGGTCGACGACGTCGTTGCGGCCGGAGTAGACGCAGACGCCGTAGGGGCCCTCGGCGAGCGCCCTGCGCAGGCCCTCGGGTGAGACGTCTTCGGTGAGTACGCCCAGGGGCCACTTCTCGTGGACGGGGTCGCCGAGGAAGCGTTCGTAGATACGGACGGCCGAGTAGGCACAGGTCCGCTCGACGGGGCAGGTCACACAGCGGTCGCCCGCGCCGTCCGGCCGGTTCTCGGGCCGGAAGTGCTGGAGCCCGCCGAAGGAGGAGACCTGGGCGACGGGCTTGCCGAGCAGGTGCCCCAGCCAGTCGATGTCGTGGCAGGACTTGGCCAGCAGCATCGAGGAGGACTCCGCCTCCACCGCCCACTGCCCGCGTACGTAGGAGTGCGCCTGGTGCCACCAGCCGACGGGCTCCAGGTGCTCGACGCTGACGATCTCCCCGATCCGGCCCTGGGATATGAGTCTCTTGAGTTCGAGGGAGTACGGGGTGTAGCGCAGGACATGGCAGACGGCGAGCAGGACGTCGTTGCGGACCGCGGCCTCGACGATGCGGCGGGCCTCGGCCTCCGTGGGTGCCATCGGCTTTTCCAGGAGCAGGTGGTAGCCGAGGTCCGCGCAGGCGAGGGCGGGTTCGGTGTGCAGGCGGTCCGGTGTGGCGATGACGACGGCGTCCGCGAGCCGGGGCCGGTCGGTGAGCTCGCGCCAGTCGGTGAAGAGCCGGTCCTCGGCGATGCCGAACTCCCGGGCGAGTGCGGCACGGCGGGCCGGGTCCGGGTCGGCCACGGCGACCACGGCGGCGAGACCTTCCTCATGGGCGATGCGCGCATAGGAGGCGCCGCGTGCTCCGGCGCCGATGATGGCCAGAGTGACGGTCATGT
This is a stretch of genomic DNA from Streptomyces sp. NA04227. It encodes these proteins:
- a CDS encoding Gfo/Idh/MocA family protein, with the translated sequence MTVTLAIIGAGARGASYARIAHEEGLAAVVAVADPDPARRAALAREFGIAEDRLFTDWRELTDRPRLADAVVIATPDRLHTEPALACADLGYHLLLEKPMAPTEAEARRIVEAAVRNDVLLAVCHVLRYTPYSLELKRLISQGRIGEIVSVEHLEPVGWWHQAHSYVRGQWAVEAESSSMLLAKSCHDIDWLGHLLGKPVAQVSSFGGLQHFRPENRPDGAGDRCVTCPVERTCAYSAVRIYERFLGDPVHEKWPLGVLTEDVSPEGLRRALAEGPYGVCVYSGRNDVVDHQVVNLLYEGGATASFTMTAFTALDFRKTRVFGTHGSLEGDGRTITLHDFLTDTVQTFDLDPDGGASAADGHGGADNALIRAFTAALRTGDRSLISSGPEETLASHLVVWAAERARREKSVVSVGE
- a CDS encoding alpha-N-acetylglucosaminidase TIM-barrel domain-containing protein; the encoded protein is MKRRDLIKAGSAATAVGVFGIPQAHAVDAPPRELSADGAFDTAPASAAVARLAGSRVADQINFRAVSARSAPGADSADPGREHFRIKGCSGGIVIEGTSVAVLLTGFNWYLKYVAHCSIGWDGDQLALPARLPRPRAPLTRSANVANRLFGNDIWTDYTGPHWTWREWERELDVLAAHGFNQVFMPIGMEDVAHRTLQEFGYGRAEVLRWTPPPAHLAAGMWQGGWTLEDGGISEASQRRYVALGRRILARMRELGMRPLIPGFVGFVPDDFAERNPGANVLDRGSWYSQKMCSWLDPRTDLYQRVAARFYAIQEDLFGTADMYAMNPFTEGGKVTIPLDEAAAGIEKALQAARPGAVWEMHAWQDNPRGELLGKLDPDTSLIVDFQSDRFPDSSREELWGRTPYSFGGVWNFGGHTTMGGNLGVWNTRYFEWLGKEGSGVRGTALSPEAGHGDALPLEFFGELAWRDGPVDLPSWFSDYARRRVGAPNISAERAWRTMGATAYALPATGFDEAHDSLFHARPSLTVTTAAAWSPTKIVYDAARFATALDDLLAVPGPLRSSTAYRYDLVSVARQVLDNGSRTLLPRIKAAYDAKDLPEFRKLTSRWLDLILLTDELVGTVPAYLLGPWIESARAAGADADEQRAFVADAKQVLTTWGNKALSEADLHDYCNRGWQGLLGDFYHGRWKRYFATLDRALTTGTQPEKIDWYAHESDWIASDRRYAVTPVGDPYALAARARAASRDF